CGTTCTGGGACCACGTCAACACGATCGCAACGGACGCCCCGGCCATGTCGCTGGCGGCGATGATCGGAATCGGCGTGCTGCGAATCTGGCGAACCGGGCTGACACCCCGCCTGTGCATCACCCTCGGCATCCTCACGACCCTGGTCATTGCTCTCCGCCCCGCGTATTTGTTTTTGATTCCCTGGTTGATGCTCAGCGTTTTCGTGCGTCCGGGCGTCACCTTTTCGCGACGCTGGGCCCCTGCGATCGCTGTCGGTGCGTTGCCCTTGATCGCGTTGATGGCGTGGTGCACGTTTCGCTTGATCACGGTCGATGACTTGGGTGTCCTGCCCTTCGGTCATCAGAACATGGCCGCCGTGACGACTCAGTTGCTCGACGCGGATGAACTCGAGGCGTTGCCAGGCCGACTGGGCGAACTCGGAAAAGAGATCGCCGATCGTCGCATTGAAATGGCAGCGGGTGCCCAAGTTGCCGCCGATGGGCTGGACCTTCGCCCGCGTGCTGACGCGGCCCCGCGAGCGGACTCGTACACAACCATCGAAAATCGCTGGGACGCGATGACGTACATGATCGTGATCCCCGCGGCGGAAGCTGTCGCCAGCCGAACGTCAACAAAACTCGCCCCGTCGCCTGGTCTGCAACGAGTCCACCAGCACCAGATGTTGGCAGAACTCGACCGCACGATCGTCCGCAGCTATCCCGTTCGGTACCTGCGTTGGATCATGCTCGCGATCCGCCGCGGCGTCTGGGGATCGGTGGCGGACATGTTGATGCACCCGATCTTTTTCGTCGTCACCATGGGGCTGGCCGTCGCCGCCTGCATTGCGTCGATCCGTTTCCGGCCAACGCAGACCGCCGAACCATTTCGCGAGCACGCATCCACCCAAACTGGGCTGGCCGCGTTGACTTGGTTGGCACTCAGCTACTGGCTGTTCAAGATCGCGTTTGTGTCGCTGACCAGCCCGCCGATCGGACGCTTCTCCGACGCCGCCGCCGTGTGGTTGCCCGTATGGATCGCAGTCGTGCTCGTCAGTCGATGCTGTCCAAAACCACACACCACCCCGTAGGCCAGGTTCCACCTGGCAAGGTGAAACGCGTGGTCACACAGGACTCGCGGAACGCTTCAAAACACCCGCGTCATGTGTCTCGACAACAGACACCACCCACGCAAACACTGGGGACAAATGTTCGACTCTGGCAAAGCAATCCCGTAGGCCAGGTTCCACCTGGCAAGGTGAAACGCGTGGTCACACAGAACTCGCGGAACGCTTCAAAACGCCCGCGTCATGTGGCTCGACAACAGACACCTCGCACGCAAACATTTGGGGAAAAAGGTTCTACTCTGGCAAAGCAATCCCGTAGGCCAGGTTCCACCTGGCGAGGTGAAACGCGTGGTCACACAGGACTCGCGGAACGCTTCAAAACGACCGCGTCACGTGCCTCGACAACAGACACCGCCCACGCAAACATTTGGGGACAAATGTTCTACTCTGGCAAAGCAATCCCGTAGGCCAGGTTCCACCTGGCGAGGTGAAACGCGTGGTCACACAGAACTCGCGGAACGCTTCAAAACGACCGCGTCATGTGGCTCGACAACAGACACGACCCACGCAAACATTTGGGGACAAATGTTCTACTCTGGCAAAGCAATCCGTAGGCCAGGTTCCACCTGGCGAGGTGAAACGCGTGGTCACACAGAACTCGCGGAACGCTTCAAAACACCCGCGTCATTTGTCTCGACAACAGACACGACCCACGCAAACATTGGAGGACAAATGTTCTACTCTGGCCAAGCACCCCGTAGGCCAGGTTCCACCTGGCAAGGTGAAACGCGTGATCACACAGGACTCGCGGAACGCTTCACAACGACCGTGTCATGTGGCTCGACAACAGACACCCCCCTCGCAAACATTGGGGGACAAATGTTCGACTCTGGCAAAGCAATCCCGTAGGCCAGGTTCCACCTTTCAAGGTGAAACGCGTGGTCACACCGGACTCGCGGAACGCTTCACAACGACCGTGTCATGTGGCTCGACAACAGACACCACCCTCGCAAACATTGGGGGACAAAGGTTCGACTCTGGCAAAGCAATCGGTAGGCCAGGTTCCACCTGGCGAGGCAAAACGCGTGGTCACACAGGACTCGCGGAACGCTTCACAACGACCGCGTCATGTGGCCTGACAACAGACACCACCCACGCAAACATTGGGGGACAAAGGTTCGACTCTGTCGAACCCTTTGCGCGACTACGAATCGTTTTCGATTTCGCTCAGCAACGCTTCCAGCTCTTCGGGCGACAAATCCGAGGCTTCGATGTCGGACTGGATGTCGCCGGCCGCGTCTTGTTCTGGACCACCGGCCAACGTCTCCGCCAAATAAGCGGCCAAGCGTGATGAAGTGGGGTAGTTGAACGCCAACACGGGAGTCAACTCGATCCCCAACCAATCTTCCAGTTCGCTGCTCAATTCGACAGCCGTCAACGAATCCATGCCGGTCTCTGCAAACGGCGTTTCTGGCGTCAGCGAAGCGTTGCGGACCGGGCGTTCGCCGTCCTCGTGGATCTGCTCACCACTGTGGGCGGACAACCAGGCCAGCAACCAAACGGTGATCTGTTCGGTGGCCTCTGGAACCTCTTCGCGAGTCACCCGGGTCGGCAACTCGGGCAAGGCCACGGATTCGGAATCGTCGATGAAACGGTTGCGATTCCATTGATAACGAGCCGCCAATTCGCCAGCTTCGATCATTGCTCGGCACTGCTGCCGCTGGACTTTTCCGCTGGTCGTCAACGGAATTCCACCGGGACGGGTGATCAAGACTTGGCGAGCATCGACCTCGTGATCGTCAATGATCGCTCGACGAATATGACGCACGATGTCCGGCAATTCTTCGGAATCGACATGTCGCGAAACTTCCGCAGCGATGGTCAGGGCATCGCCCGTTCGTCCGGTTGTGGCGACGGCGGCACACTGCAACACGTTGGCTTGCAACAAACCTTTGACCGTGGCCTCAATGTCTTGAGGGAACAGGTTTCGCCCACGCAAGATCACCAGGTCTTTGCGACGACCCGACACGTAGACTTCTCCATCGTGAACAAACCCCAGGTCACCTGTTCGCAAGAACGTTTCCGCTGGATCCCCGTCGGCGAGCGTCGCACCAAAGACTTCTGCGGTGACCTCTTCGCGTTTCCAGTAACCCGATGCAACGGAAGGCCCCGCCAACCAAATTTCGCCAATCTCGCCGTCCGGTTGCACGCGGCGTGCGTCCGGCTCGACCACCAACACCGTCATCGTGTGAGCCGCACGACCGGAACTGACCAGTCGCCGCACCGCCCCATCACCAGAAACGCTGGCTTGCGAAGCCTCTGGAACCGTTTCACCAAGCGATGATTGACGCACGATGATCCCGCGGCCGTGCGCGAGTTCGTCTTTGTCGACATCCAATAAACGAGGGGCCTGCCCTGAGCGGCAACTTGCCGCCATCAAGGTCGCTTCGGCTAACCCATAGCACGGACAGAACGTTTCGCCACGAAAACCAGCGTTGAAAAATCGATCGGTGAATTGCTGCAACGTGTCGGCATTGATCGGCTCCGCACCGCAGAAGGCCAACTCCCAACCGCTCAAATCCAGTGAATCCGCTTGGGCGGCATCAATCCGGTCAACGCACAACTGATAAGCAAAGTTGGGAGCGCCACTGATGGTGGCTTTGTAGTCCGAGATCGCTCGCAACCACCGCATCGGCCGAGCCAAGAACGATCGGGGCGACATCAAAATCGCATGCCCGCCGACGTACAACGGTTCCAAAATGCCGCCAATCAATCCCATGTCATGGAACGGAGGCAACCAGAACAAACCGCGTTCGTAATCGTCGCTGTCGTCGCCGGACCATTCGATCCCGAACGCCTGTCGAATCGATTCCAGATTGCTCAGCAAATTGGCATGCGAAACCATCACGCCTTTGGGATCACTGGTCGAACCACTGGTGTATTGCAGCAGCGCCAAATCGGTCGATTCAATCTCGCCGAGCGGCAATTCGTCGTCGAGCGAGTCAGGTCTGGCCAGATCCTCTTGAATCGATGCGTCCGTCGCGACCATCGGCAAGGCAGCCGTTTCGGCGGACAATCGATTCGAGTCGATTCCAGCAATCGTCTCTTGATCGCTGATCAAGACCGAGGGCTGGCAATCCGCGACGGAGGTGTCCAGTCGCGGCATCGCGCGACCAGGTTTGGGATAGCTGGTCGGGACCGGGATCAAACGCGCCATCTCGCAGGCCATGAACCCAATCATGAATTCCAGCCCCGGCGGGAACAACAACATCGCTCGGTCGCCTGGAACCGCACCGGTTTCTCGCACCAAACGCAACGCCACGGCACGGACTCGGCGGTGCAGCTCCGCGTAGGTCAGCGCCTGCTCGGCTTCCGCCCCATCCATCGAATCATCGGGCAAAAACGTCAGTGCCGGACGATCGGGATGCCGCGCAGCACGATCGACGAGCAAATGAGCGAGCGATTTCCATCGCGTCTCATGGGGCTCATGCGTCGTGGAATCAGCAATTTCTGATTTGCGTAACATACGGTCTCGGGCGGATGGCCGATCAGGTGGGCACTTCGAAGTTTCTGGTCTCGCCGGGGCAGGATAGTGACTCTGGGATATCTTTCGTCCTAGCATATAACTCTGCTAGGTGGATGGAAAGCGTGATGGCGTTTCTTTGACGACACGTCCAAATTCGTGGGGGGGGCCTCCTTGCGTGCCGCACAATCGTCAGGAAAGGCGACCGTTCAAAACTTCTCAAGGTCCCCTATCGTTACAGGTTGCCAAGCGAGATCGAACCCCCCTCCCACGGTTGACGCGAAAAGGAATTGCAATTGCCGGGACTCCGTTGCCGCGTTTGCCAGCAAATCGCGGCAGCAAACGCTGGGGCGACACAAAGTGAGCAGCACGAAAGATTCCTTTTGCTTGGATTTGCGCCCCACCGAGCACGCATCGTCAGCTCGACCAGCCGAATCGGCCCGCTCCAGCCGAGCCGTCAAACTGGTGATTCTCATGCTGCGATCGCGCCTCCAGCGAACCTTCTGTGGTTCGTTTCACTTAGGCTAGGCACTCGCAGCAGCCCGCCGCATCTCGATGAGCCCCCTGCTTCTAACGAGACCGACCGCGGCCCCACCTGACACTTTCCCACCCCGTCTGCCGAGAACCAGCCGTGTCAAAGATTCTTCGCCAGTCCTCGTCGCCTCGTGTTTGGTCCGGGACACTGCTTTTGTTGCTCGCCGCTTGCCACCCAGCTCACTCGCAAGATTCTGCCGCCAAGGACGCAGCTCCCAAGTTTGACCTCGCGATTTTGAACGGGCATGTCGTCGATGGCACGGGAGCCCCTTGGTACGAAGCCGACATCGGGATCGCCAATGGCAAGATCACACGGATCGGTCGGATCGACCCGACCTCGGCTCGAGACACGATCGATGCGAGTGGATTGATCGTCGCTCCGGGCTTCATCGACATGATGGGCCAAACCGCCACACCGATGCTGCGGAATCCCTCGTCGGCAATGAACTTGCTGACACAAGGCATCACAACGATCAACGCAGGCGAAGGTTCGTCGGCCGCGCCGCTGTCGCCACAGGATGCGAAATCAGCGGGCTGGCAAAACATGTCCGAGTACTTCCAGTTGCTCGACTTGAAAGGAATGCCCGTCAACTCGGTGCAAACCGTCGGGCACACCCAGGTCCGTCGCCTCGTGATGGGCGAAGACAACCGGCGTCCCAGCGACGATGAACTGGAGGCAATGAAGGAACACGTTCGCGAAGCCATGCGTGCGGGTGCGATCGGAGTCTCCACCGCGTTGATCTATCCTCCCGCCGTTTATGCAACGACCGAAGAAATCGGTGCCTTGGCCGGAGTCGCTGGCGAACACGGCGGACGCTACTACACCCACATGCGAAACGAAGGCGACCAGCTTCTGGAGGCGATCGACGAAGCCTTGGAAATTGGCCGCATCGGCAACACGCCTGTTCACATCTTTCACTTGAAAGCCGCCGGTCGTCAGAACTGGGGCAAAATGCAATTGGCAATCGCGCGGATCAAGGCCGCTCGCAGCGAAGGTCACCAGGTCACCGCGGACATCTATCCCTACATCAACAACGGGTTGGGAATCGATGCTCTGATTCACCCGCGGCACTTCGGCGAAGGACGTGCCAAGTTCCTCCATCGGCTCGCGGACGACCAAGACCTGCGTGCCGAAGTTCGCGAGGAAATCGAATCCACCAGCGGCTGGGAAAACTGGTATCGCCACGCGGGCTCGGATTGGAATCGCATCATCATCGGACAAACCACCGCTCCGCGTTACCGCGAGTACGCAGGTCAGTCCGTCGCCGCGATTGCCAAAGCAACTGGCGAAGACGCCTGGGACACGTTCTTCGGACTCTGCAATGCGTCCACGTTCGCTTTGCCCGAAACCATGAGCGACGCGAACAAGATCTTGGCGATGCAACAAGAGTTCGTTTCCTTCTGCACCGACGTCGGTCCGGCCAGCGGCAATCGAAGCGCCTCACACCCACGTTCCTACGGTGCGTTCCCACGGATGTTGTCGCGTTATGTCCGCGACTTGGGGGCGATCTCAATGGAACAAGCGATCTCACAAGCCAGTGCCGCCGCAGCCAACGCTGTGATGATTTACGACCGTGGCCGCATCGCCGAAGGCTTGGCCGCCGACGTGATCGTGTTCGATTTCGACGAACTCGCCGATCGAGCGGACTTCGAAAACCCGCACGCTGAGTCGGTTGGCATGAAGCATGTGGTCGTCAACGGAATTCCCGTGCTCGCCGACGGCAAGTTCACCGGCAAACGTCCCGGCAAAGTCCTCCGCGGCCCGGGCTTTGATCCCGCAACCGCGTCGCATGCCATCGTCACCGGAAACGACCAACCAGCGTTTCGCGAAGTCGACAAGGTGATGCAATCATTCCTTCGCGAGCACCGCATCCCAGGTGCGTCGTTGGCCATCACCGACCAAAGCAACGTCGTCTACGCGAGAGGGTTTGGCTACGCCGACGTCGGCCAGCGTGACCCCGTGACGCCCGAGAGTCTGTTTCGGATCGCCAGCATTTCCAAACCGATCACCGCGGTTGCGATCTTGCAATTGATCGATCAAGGCAAACTGTCGCTTGACGACAAAGTCTTCGAAATCCTCGACCATGAGCCTCATGTGGAAGAAGGTTCCAAAATCGACGAGCGACAAAACGAAATCACGATCCAGCACTTGTTGCAACATCGAGGTGGATGGGACCGAGACCAATCATTCGACGCGATGTTCCGCTCAACTCAATTCGCCAAGGCACTCGGTGCGGAACACCCCGCCACTCCTGACACCATCATCCGTGTCATGCGAGGCAAACCGCTCGACTTCGATCCGGGTGAGCGGTACGCGTATTCCAACTACGGATATTGCTTGCTCGGACGAGTCATCGAGAAAATCACCGACGAGGCTTACGAAGACTATGTCCAACAACATGTCCTGCAACCGATCGGCGTGACAACGATGTCTGTCGGCGCGACTCGTTTGGAAGGCCGCAAACCAAACGAGGTCCGCTACTACGATCCGCACCAAGGTGACTCCGTCTTCGCCGAGGACTTGAATTCGCGGGTGCCGCAAACCTATGGAGCTTGGCACCTGGAGGCGATGGATTCCCACGGAGCGTGGATTGCATCGGCCAGCGACCTGGCACGGTTCGCCAGTGCATTCGACGATCCCGAGAACAGCCCGCTGTTGTCGTCGGCCAGAATCACCGCCATGTTTGCTCGGCCGGAAGGATTGGCAGGACACAAAGAGAATGGTGACCTCAAGCCCAGGCACTACGGCCAAGGTTGGTCAGTGGTCACCGATGACTCTGGCGAATTGACCGCCTCCCACGGCGGTTCGCTTCCCGGCACCAACACGATTCTCGTTCGTCGTTCCGACGGAAAGAACGTCGCCTTGCTGTTCAACGCACGGGTCACCGCTCGTCTTTCACGAGTGACCGGAGCCGTCCTTCCCCAAGTCATGAAGGCGATTGACCAAATCGAAGATTGGCCGGAACCAAGCCAGGACGGAACTCGGTAACGTTCTCGACTGGGCAACGTTGTCTTCGAAACGATCCAATTTGTGTTCGCCGGGGTTGGATTTGGTAGAATCAAAAGCGGCCGTTTGAAGTAGACGGTTCCTGCCTGTGTTCCTCCCCCAACCCGCATGAGTTTTCCGATGAACGTCAATCGCCCCGATGGCCAACGCGTTGCCCGAAGAGACTTCGTCAAACTTGGAGGAGCCCTCGCCGCCGGTGTCGCGACGACCAACCTCTTCGACGCCCGTTTTGCTCATGCCGCAGGAGCCCCCACCGCTTCCGCAGAAACCTACGTGGGGGAACTGTACGCTTCCTTGTCCGACAAACAGAAAACGGCCGTCTGGCGACCGTTCGATCACGCCGACCGCCTGAAGATCAACCCCAACTGGCACGTCAGCAAAACGACCATCGGCGACGACTTGTTCTCGAAAAAGCAGAAGACGCTGGTCGATCAAATCGTTCGCAACATCACCTCCAAAGACGGATACGATCGTCTGCTCGAGCAGATGGAATACGATGACGGCGGATTGGAAAGCTACAGTTTCGCGTTGTTCGGAGAACCCGGCTCGGACCAGTTCCAATTCGAATTGACCGGTCGCCACGTGACGATGCGAGCCGACGGAAATCGACTCGACAAAATCGGCTTTGGCGGCCCGGTGGTTTACGGTCACGGCGAGGAATACCTCCCCGACAGCCCGTTCTTTCAACAGACATTGCAAGCTAACAAAGTTTTCCAGGCGCTGGATGCCGACCAAGCCAAACTGGCGTTGCAAAAGAAAGCTCCCAGTGAAACCGCGGTGCAGTTGAAAGGCGAGAGCGGTCACTTCCCTGGGATTGGCGTCGACCAACTTTCCAGCGATCAAAAGGAACTGGTCGAATCAACACTCAAGATGTTGCTGGCCCCGTATCGTGAAAACGATTCGAAGGAAGTGATGGAAATCCTGAACAGCAGCGGCGGACTCGACCAACTGCACATGGCCTTCTATCAACAAGAAGACATCGACAACGACCGCGTCTGGGACATCTGGCGAGTCGAAGGCCCATCGATGGTCTGGCACTTCCGCGGCGCCCCCCACGTTCATGCCTACCTCAACATCGGCATGAAGTCGTAAGCGGTGGCATAGGCTTCTATGCCTGTGATCGAACCTACACAGTGGCATTGGCTTCCAGCCTGTGATTTACAAAGAGCAAACGCAGTTTCAATCACAGGCTGGAAGCGATGCCACATTGCCGACAGCCCCTTCGGACAAAAACATGCCGCT
The window above is part of the Rhodopirellula islandica genome. Proteins encoded here:
- a CDS encoding DUF3500 domain-containing protein; amino-acid sequence: MSFPMNVNRPDGQRVARRDFVKLGGALAAGVATTNLFDARFAHAAGAPTASAETYVGELYASLSDKQKTAVWRPFDHADRLKINPNWHVSKTTIGDDLFSKKQKTLVDQIVRNITSKDGYDRLLEQMEYDDGGLESYSFALFGEPGSDQFQFELTGRHVTMRADGNRLDKIGFGGPVVYGHGEEYLPDSPFFQQTLQANKVFQALDADQAKLALQKKAPSETAVQLKGESGHFPGIGVDQLSSDQKELVESTLKMLLAPYRENDSKEVMEILNSSGGLDQLHMAFYQQEDIDNDRVWDIWRVEGPSMVWHFRGAPHVHAYLNIGMKS
- a CDS encoding AMP-binding protein — protein: MLRKSEIADSTTHEPHETRWKSLAHLLVDRAARHPDRPALTFLPDDSMDGAEAEQALTYAELHRRVRAVALRLVRETGAVPGDRAMLLFPPGLEFMIGFMACEMARLIPVPTSYPKPGRAMPRLDTSVADCQPSVLISDQETIAGIDSNRLSAETAALPMVATDASIQEDLARPDSLDDELPLGEIESTDLALLQYTSGSTSDPKGVMVSHANLLSNLESIRQAFGIEWSGDDSDDYERGLFWLPPFHDMGLIGGILEPLYVGGHAILMSPRSFLARPMRWLRAISDYKATISGAPNFAYQLCVDRIDAAQADSLDLSGWELAFCGAEPINADTLQQFTDRFFNAGFRGETFCPCYGLAEATLMAASCRSGQAPRLLDVDKDELAHGRGIIVRQSSLGETVPEASQASVSGDGAVRRLVSSGRAAHTMTVLVVEPDARRVQPDGEIGEIWLAGPSVASGYWKREEVTAEVFGATLADGDPAETFLRTGDLGFVHDGEVYVSGRRKDLVILRGRNLFPQDIEATVKGLLQANVLQCAAVATTGRTGDALTIAAEVSRHVDSEELPDIVRHIRRAIIDDHEVDARQVLITRPGGIPLTTSGKVQRQQCRAMIEAGELAARYQWNRNRFIDDSESVALPELPTRVTREEVPEATEQITVWLLAWLSAHSGEQIHEDGERPVRNASLTPETPFAETGMDSLTAVELSSELEDWLGIELTPVLAFNYPTSSRLAAYLAETLAGGPEQDAAGDIQSDIEASDLSPEELEALLSEIENDS
- a CDS encoding serine hydrolase, which encodes MLLAACHPAHSQDSAAKDAAPKFDLAILNGHVVDGTGAPWYEADIGIANGKITRIGRIDPTSARDTIDASGLIVAPGFIDMMGQTATPMLRNPSSAMNLLTQGITTINAGEGSSAAPLSPQDAKSAGWQNMSEYFQLLDLKGMPVNSVQTVGHTQVRRLVMGEDNRRPSDDELEAMKEHVREAMRAGAIGVSTALIYPPAVYATTEEIGALAGVAGEHGGRYYTHMRNEGDQLLEAIDEALEIGRIGNTPVHIFHLKAAGRQNWGKMQLAIARIKAARSEGHQVTADIYPYINNGLGIDALIHPRHFGEGRAKFLHRLADDQDLRAEVREEIESTSGWENWYRHAGSDWNRIIIGQTTAPRYREYAGQSVAAIAKATGEDAWDTFFGLCNASTFALPETMSDANKILAMQQEFVSFCTDVGPASGNRSASHPRSYGAFPRMLSRYVRDLGAISMEQAISQASAAAANAVMIYDRGRIAEGLAADVIVFDFDELADRADFENPHAESVGMKHVVVNGIPVLADGKFTGKRPGKVLRGPGFDPATASHAIVTGNDQPAFREVDKVMQSFLREHRIPGASLAITDQSNVVYARGFGYADVGQRDPVTPESLFRIASISKPITAVAILQLIDQGKLSLDDKVFEILDHEPHVEEGSKIDERQNEITIQHLLQHRGGWDRDQSFDAMFRSTQFAKALGAEHPATPDTIIRVMRGKPLDFDPGERYAYSNYGYCLLGRVIEKITDEAYEDYVQQHVLQPIGVTTMSVGATRLEGRKPNEVRYYDPHQGDSVFAEDLNSRVPQTYGAWHLEAMDSHGAWIASASDLARFASAFDDPENSPLLSSARITAMFARPEGLAGHKENGDLKPRHYGQGWSVVTDDSGELTASHGGSLPGTNTILVRRSDGKNVALLFNARVTARLSRVTGAVLPQVMKAIDQIEDWPEPSQDGTR